Genomic window (Chionomys nivalis chromosome 7, mChiNiv1.1, whole genome shotgun sequence):
ggaaggaaggaaggaaggaaggaaggaaggaaaaaatacttAAATACTTAAGGAGGTATAAATATTAAGttacttgatattttttaaatggcaataaattataatattaacTTAAGGAATGTTTCCCCATCACATTAAGTGGATAAGGATAAttggataaaaatgaaaataggaacACAAAACGTTCCAAGGAGGTTGTATTTGCTTGGGGGAAATTATGGTATGATTTTCCATCACGTTGATGCACTGTGGGGGTGAGGATCATTGTACAGCTGGACCTGGAGCTCTTGACTAAAGCTCCAACctagcacacacagacactggaTTTAATCTGGGTCTGAGATTATTTTTAGGAATGGGGGAAACAAAGTCTTGTTATGTTGTTAAAGCTGCCTTTAGCCTCCTACGCTCAAGTTATGatcctcagcctcttgagtagccAAGACTGTGGGCAAGTGATATCACACCTAGCTCTAAGATCcctttttaaatacttatttatgtattaggtatacagtattctgtctgtatgcttgcctgcgccccagaagagggcatatgaTCTCACtctagatgtttgtgagccaccatgtggttgctgggaatggaactcagtgcctctggaagaagagtcaattcttgacctctgagccatctctccagcccaagacacCTTTAATACTAAGAAAGCAGTTGGTTTTGTTTATGCTCATTCTCCATCTACTAAAGAGCACTTGGTAATCTTTCTTGGTGCTCACATTTGCAGAACATTGGGAAATGGATGGAAGCAACCAGAGCAGAGACTCTGAGTTCCTACTCCTGGGACTCTCAGAGGTTCCCGAGCATCAGCGCATCCTGTTTGGGACTTTCCTGTCCATGTACCTGGTCACAGTGGTGGGAAATGTGCTCATCATCCTGGCCATTGGCTCTGACTCGCACCTGCACactcccatgtatttcttcctggCCAACCTCTCCTTCACTGACCTCTTCTTTGTCACTAACACAATCCCCAAGACGCTGGTGAACCTTCAGTCCCAGAACAAAGCCATCTCCTACACAGGATGCCTAACTCAGCTCTATTTCCTGGTGTCTCTGGTAGCCTTGGACAACCTCATCCTCGCTGTAATGGCATATGATCGGTACGTGGCCATCTGCCGTCCCCTCCATTATACTACTGCCATGAGCCCTAAGCTCTGTATCTTGCTCCTCCTCTTGTGCTGGGCCCTATCTATCCTCTACGGCCTCATCCACACCATCCTCATGACCAAAGTAACCTTCTGTGGGTCTCGAAAAATCCACTACATCTTCTGTGAAATGTACGTCCTGCTCAGGCTTGCATGCTCTGACACCCGCATCAATCACATGGTGTTGGTCATCACAGGCTGCTTCATCTTCCTTGCTCCTTTAGGATTCATAATCATATCCTATATCTGGATTGTCAGAACTATCCTCAGAATTCCCTCAGCCTCTAGCAAGTACAAAGCCTTTTCCACCTGTTCATCCCATCTGGCTGTGGTGTCCCTCTTCTACGGGACACTTGGTATGGTTTATCTGCAACCCCTACACACCTACTCCATGAAAGACTCAGTGGCCACGGTGATGTACGCAGTGGTGACCCCCATGATGAACCCTTtcatctacagcctgaggaacaagGACATGCATGGGGCTCTGGGAAGACTTCTAAGGAAGCCGATTCAGAGGTTAACATGAGGGTTGTTTTGGAAAAGGGGAATGAAGTAGACTGTGTATATCCTTCAACATGTTCAAAGCATCATCCTATGGGTTATGCAGGGATGTTTGGACTCATCTCTGGCTCCGAATGAACCTATATAGTGATGGAAAGACATGTAAGTACCTCACTGCATCTCTTGCATCTCACCAGCTTTGGTAATACATAAGATCACGCTAATGCCAATACTAGAATATTGCAGGGTTGAGTTTTACAATGTACCTGGCCATAGGAGCACATTCTCAGCCTTATCCAGATATACGCAGTAATGACATAGAGACATCTCTCATGTCTCAAATACATCAAATGCACAAATAGCAATTAGTGACTGATTAGAAGGCTGGACACTGGGCTA
Coding sequences:
- the LOC130878452 gene encoding olfactory receptor 1D2, which encodes MDGSNQSRDSEFLLLGLSEVPEHQRILFGTFLSMYLVTVVGNVLIILAIGSDSHLHTPMYFFLANLSFTDLFFVTNTIPKTLVNLQSQNKAISYTGCLTQLYFLVSLVALDNLILAVMAYDRYVAICRPLHYTTAMSPKLCILLLLLCWALSILYGLIHTILMTKVTFCGSRKIHYIFCEMYVLLRLACSDTRINHMVLVITGCFIFLAPLGFIIISYIWIVRTILRIPSASSKYKAFSTCSSHLAVVSLFYGTLGMVYLQPLHTYSMKDSVATVMYAVVTPMMNPFIYSLRNKDMHGALGRLLRKPIQRLT